One segment of Drosophila mauritiana strain mau12 chromosome 3R, ASM438214v1, whole genome shotgun sequence DNA contains the following:
- the LOC117145966 gene encoding vegetative cell wall protein gp1, which produces MRSSINNGKWAIERAVPQFPRSTTDNQPNGRSPEMKVFALCFLSLLALSQARLDYTLQCARGEISIRWPSYHSNSEYYVCPSVYGSQLTVHCPAGQVFTFVLQQCVSPAHYIPAPPMDVLPTAAPITMHVIENAPPVISALSQPEAETPEHHEHQEHHEHHEEEVEAHPIPPTPAPEPPTPPTVAIKPAVPVPGKKVTVPQPGKKATVPVPSKAAMAKKPSAAAKKPAAPTPSKAAKKPTPPSKAQKKPAAA; this is translated from the exons ATGCGAAGTAGTATAAATAATGGTAAGTGGGCCATTGAAAGAGCAGTACCACAGTTCCCCCGAAGCACCACGGATAACCAACCAAACGGACGCAGCCCAGAGATGAAAG TATTCGCATTGTGCTTCTTGAGCCTGCTGGCTTTGAGCCAGGCCCGCTTGGACTACACGCTGCAGTGCGCCCGCGGCGAGATCAGCATCCGCTGGCCCAGCTACCACAGCAACTCGGAGTACTATGTGTGCCCGAGCGTCTACGGCAGCCAGTTGACTGTCCACTGTCCGGCCGGCCAGGTCTTCACCTTTGTCCTCCAGCAGTGCGTGTCGCCAGCCCACTACATCCCAGCTCCCCCGATGGATGTCCTGCCCACCGCTGCTCCCATCACCATGCACGTTATCGAGAATGCACCACCAGTGATCTCCGCACTGTCTCAGCCAGAGGCCGAGACTCCGGAGCACCATGAGCACCAGGAGCACCACGAGCATCATGAGGAGGAGGTTGAGGCGCACCCCATCCCACCAACCCCGGCCCCAGAGCCACCAACCCCACCCACCGTTGCCATTAAGCCAGCTGTGCCCGTGCCCGGCAAGAAGGTCACGGTCCCCCAGCCCGGCAAGAAGGCCACCGTTCCAGTGCCCTCCAAGGCAGCCATGGCGAAGAAGCCCAGCGCCGCTGCCAAGAAACCAGCTGCTCCAACTCCATCCAAGGCCGCCAAGAAGCCGACGCCACCCAGCAAGGCCCAGAAGAAGCCAGCCGCCGCTTAA
- the LOC117145967 gene encoding peritrophin-55 yields the protein MKAVIFVLAVVVAMAGKAQAVCENDPQYTEKIDPVVCNKAGFKLPNYENATLYYQCTTQVQSGASVLTAVPTSCAQGASFNYAMQRCMTCDTYFPSAQCSSLPIDVTCVPIATTVAPTTVTTIAPTTASTTVTTAAPTTAAPGESTTAAPGESTTVAVPVPPTESPSSTTASGSDDIITPTGTTIYVPQPPSPNDNNVPTPVTPAPTAPVINDGPPTAPSAGID from the exons ATGAAAGCCG TGATCTTTGTGCTCGCCGTCGTGGTGGCCATGGCCGGAAAAGCCCAGGCCGTATGCGAGAACGATCCTCAGTATACGGAAAAAATTGATCCTGTTGTATGCAATAAGGCAGGATTCAAGTTGCCCAACTACGAGAACGCGACCTTGTACTACCAGTGCACCACACAGGTGCAGTCCGGTGCCTCAGTGCTGACCGCCGTCCCGACCAGCTGTGCCCAAGGCGCCTCCTTCAACTATGCCATGCAGAGATGCATGACCTGCGACACTTACTTCCCAAGCGCCCAGTGCAGCAGTCTGCCCATCGACGTGACCTGCGTGCCCATCGCCACCACTGTGGCCCCCACAACCGTAACCACCATTGCTCCCACCACCGCGTCCACCACTGTAACTACCGCTGCCCCCACCACTGCGGCACCCGGCGAGTCCACCACAGCAGCACCTGGCGAATCCACCACCGTCGCGGTGCCCGTACCACCAACTGAGTCTCCTAGCAGCACCACGGCCTCCGGCAGTGACGACATCATTACCCCCACTGGCACCACCATCTACGTGCCCCAGCCCCCCTCCCCCAATGACAACAATGTGCCCACTCCGGTGACGCCCGCGCCCACAGCTCCTGTCATCAACGACGGTCCTCCGACCGCACCTTCGGCCGGCATCGATTAA
- the LOC117145965 gene encoding vesicular acetylcholine transporter: protein MASFQIPVINLEVREVKDIVWEKIQEPVNQRRLILVIVSIALLLDNMLYMVIVPIIPDYLREIGSFDDGPTPPPLRDNITGKIIPVHHDHHGQDSATGILFASKAIVQLMVNPFSGGLIDKIGYDLPMMIGLTIMFFSTAVFACGSSYSVLFFARSLQGAGSAFADTAGLAMIADRFTEENERSQALGIALAFISFGCLVAPPFGGALYQFAGKEVPFLILALVCLLDGLMLLLVMKPVKEAMKQSKDVQDQVIPIWRLLMDPYIAVCAGALTMSNVALAFLEPTISLWMEDNMTTDNWKIGMVWLPAFFPHVLGVVITVKMARKYPQHQWLMAAGGLALEGFSCFIIPFCSGYKMLMLPICVICFGIALIDTALLPTLGYLVDVRYVSVYGSIYAIADISYSIAYAVGPIIAGGVVEAIGFTALNFLIAFSNLAYVPVLRKLRNIYDFKPFENEANILMQDPPNKEYQTYVMHDQKPVEGGVKNHLEYGQQYQQEQETNLDDQQYEYQQQQQGYQQGYQQDQGYQPGYQEQGGSYAPQGQPRVANPFQQQQQQQQQQVQSRGPAAPANPFRQGF from the coding sequence ATGGCCTCATTCCAAATACCTGTTATCAACCTGGAGGTGCGCGAGGTCAAGGACATCGTGTGGGAGAAGATCCAGGAGCCGGTGAACCAGCGACGCCTCATCCTCGTGATTGTGTCGATAGCCCTGCTGCTGGACAACATGCTGTACATGGTGATAGTGCCGATTATACCCGACTATTTAAGAGAGATTGGCAGCTTCGATGACGGGCCGACGCCTCCGCCGTTGAGGGATAACATCACGGGAAAAATCATACCCGTGCATCATGATCATCACGGGCAGGACTCAGCCACGGGCATCCTATTCGCCTCGAAGGCCATCGTCCAGCTGATGGTGAATCCGTTTTCGGGCGGCCTCATCGACAAGATCGGCTACGATTTGCCCATGATGATCGGCCTGACCATCATGTTCTTCTCCACGGCCGTCTTTGCTTGTGGCAGCAGCTACAGTGTCCTGTTCTTCGCCCGATCCCTGCAAGGAGCCGGTTCCGCCTTTGCAGACACCGCCGGATTGGCCATGATAGCCGATCGGTTCACCGAGGAGAACGAGCGTTCGCAGGCCCTTGGCATTGCGTTGGCCTTCATCAGTTTCGGATGCCTGGTGGCGCCTCCGTTTGGCGGAGCGCTCTACCAGTTCGCCGGAAAGGAAGTGCCCTTCCTGATCCTGGCGCTGGTGTGCCTACTGGACgggctgatgctgctgctggtgatgaAACCGGTCAAGGAGGCGATGAAGCAAAGCAAGGATGTTCAGGACCAAGTAATACCCATCTGGCGCCTGCTGATGGATCCCTATATTGCCGTCTGTGCCGGGGCACTGACCATGTCCAATGTGGCGCTGGCCTTCCTGGAGCCCACCATCTCGCTGTGGATGGAGGACAACATGACCACGGACAACTGGAAGATCGGCATGGTCTGGCTACCCGCCTTCTTTCCACACGTTCTGGGCGTGGTCATTACGGTGAAGATGGCCCGCAAGTATCCGCAGCACCAGTGGTTAATGGCCGCCGGTGGATTGGCCCTGGAGGGCTTCTCCTGCTTCATCATACCGTTCTGCAGTGGCTACAAGATGCTCATGCTGCCCATCTGTGTGATCTGCTTTGGAATTGCCCTAATAGACACGGCTCTACTGCCCACACTCGGCTATCTGGTGGACGTGCGATATGTGTCGGTGTACGGCAGTATCTATGCCATAGCGGATATATCCTATTCGATCGCTTATGCCGTAGGGCCCATCATCGCCGGCGGAGTGGTGGAGGCCATTGGGTTTACGGCTCTCAACTTCTTGATAGCCTTCTCGAATCTGGCCTATGTGCCCGTGCTGCGAAAGCTACGCAACATCTACGACTTCAAGCCGTTCGAGAATGAGGCCAACATCCTGATGCAGGACCCGCCCAACAAGGAGTACCAGACCTATGTGATGCACGACCAGAAGCCAGTCGAGGGTGGCGTCAAGAACCATCTGGAGTACGGCCAGCAGTatcagcaggagcaggagacCAATCTGGATGACCAGCAGTACGagtaccagcagcagcagcagggaTACCAGCAAGGATATCAGCAGGATCAGGGCTACCAGCCGGGCTACCAGGAGCAGGGCGGCAGCTACGCCCCGCAAGGTCAGCCCCGTGTGGCCAATCCcttccagcagcagcagcagcaacaacagcagcaggtcCAGAGCAGAGGTCCTGCCGCCCCAGCGAATCCCTTTAGGCAAGGATTTTAA